From the genome of Streptacidiphilus rugosus AM-16, one region includes:
- a CDS encoding metal-sulfur cluster assembly factor yields the protein MEALMDVVDPELGIDVVNLGLIYGVHVDESDVATIDMTLTSAACPLTDVIEDQARTATDGLVSDLRINWVWMPPWGPDKITDDGRDQLRALGFNV from the coding sequence ATGGAGGCCCTGATGGACGTCGTCGACCCGGAGCTGGGCATCGACGTGGTCAACCTGGGCCTGATCTACGGCGTCCACGTGGACGAGTCCGACGTGGCCACCATCGACATGACGCTGACCTCGGCGGCCTGCCCGCTGACCGACGTCATCGAGGACCAGGCGCGAACGGCGACCGACGGTCTGGTGTCCGACCTGCGGATCAACTGGGTCTGGATGCCGCCGTGGGGCCCGGACAAGATCACCGACGACGGCCGCGACCAGCTGCGCGCGCTGGGCTTCAACGTCTGA
- the sufU gene encoding Fe-S cluster assembly sulfur transfer protein SufU — MKLDSLYQDIILDHYKHPHGRGLRDGDAEVHHVNPTCGDEITLRVKLDGGVLKDVSYEGQGCSISQASASVLNELLVGKELGEAQRIQEAFLELMQSKGQQAGDEEVLEDAVAFAGVSKYPARVKCALLSWMAWKDATAKALAEAPVKESA, encoded by the coding sequence ATGAAGCTCGACTCGCTGTACCAGGACATCATCCTGGACCACTACAAGCACCCGCACGGGCGCGGCCTGCGCGACGGCGACGCCGAGGTGCACCACGTCAACCCCACCTGCGGGGACGAGATCACGCTGCGCGTGAAGCTCGACGGCGGTGTGCTGAAGGACGTGTCGTACGAGGGCCAGGGCTGTTCGATCAGCCAGGCCAGCGCGTCCGTGCTGAACGAACTGCTCGTCGGCAAGGAGCTGGGCGAGGCCCAGCGCATCCAGGAGGCCTTCCTGGAGCTGATGCAGTCGAAGGGCCAGCAGGCCGGCGACGAGGAGGTGCTGGAGGACGCGGTCGCGTTCGCCGGCGTCTCCAAGTACCCGGCGCGCGTGAAGTGCGCGCTGCTGAGCTGGATGGCCTGGAAGGACGCCACGGCGAAGGCCCTGGCCGAAGCGCCCGTCAAGGAGAGCGCATGA
- a CDS encoding cysteine desulfurase: MIPTSTTLDVDAIRKDFPVLHRVLPNGKPLIYLDNAATSQKPKQVLDALTAYYELHNANVHRGVHTLAEEATALYEGARDAVASFINAPSRDEVVFTKNASESLNLVANMLGWAEEPYKVDADSEIVITEMEHHSNIVPWQLLAQRTGAKLKWFGLTDDGRLDLSNIDQIITEKTKVVSFVLVSNILGTVNPAEAIVRRAQDVGALVVIDASQAAPHMPLDVQALEADFVAFTGHKMLAPTGIGVLWGRQELLEDLPPFLGGGEMIETVSMQSSTYAPAPHKFEAGTPPIAQAVGLGAAIEYLNGVGMDAVWAHEHRITEYAMNRLQEVPDLRVIGPTTAEERAAAISFTLGDIHPHDVGQVLDEQGIAVRVGHHCARPVCLRYGIPATTRASFYLYSTEAEVDALIDGLHHVRAFFG; this comes from the coding sequence GTGATCCCTACCTCGACCACTCTGGACGTGGACGCGATCCGCAAGGACTTCCCGGTCCTGCACCGCGTGCTGCCCAACGGCAAGCCGCTCATCTACCTGGACAACGCGGCCACCTCGCAGAAGCCGAAGCAGGTCCTCGACGCGCTGACGGCCTACTACGAGCTGCACAACGCGAACGTCCACCGCGGCGTGCACACGCTCGCCGAGGAGGCCACGGCGCTGTACGAGGGCGCGCGTGACGCGGTCGCCTCGTTCATCAACGCGCCCAGCCGCGACGAGGTCGTCTTCACCAAGAACGCCTCCGAGTCGCTGAACCTGGTCGCGAACATGCTCGGCTGGGCCGAGGAGCCGTACAAGGTCGACGCCGACTCCGAGATCGTGATCACGGAGATGGAGCACCACTCCAACATCGTCCCGTGGCAGCTGCTGGCGCAGCGCACCGGCGCGAAGCTGAAGTGGTTCGGGCTGACCGACGACGGCCGGCTCGACCTGTCCAACATCGACCAGATCATCACCGAGAAGACGAAGGTCGTCTCCTTCGTCCTGGTCTCCAACATCCTGGGCACGGTCAACCCGGCCGAGGCGATCGTCCGGCGTGCGCAGGACGTGGGCGCGCTGGTCGTCATCGACGCCTCGCAGGCCGCCCCGCACATGCCGCTGGACGTGCAGGCGCTGGAGGCCGACTTCGTCGCCTTCACCGGCCACAAGATGCTGGCCCCGACCGGGATCGGCGTGCTCTGGGGCCGCCAGGAGCTGCTGGAGGACCTCCCGCCGTTCCTGGGCGGCGGCGAGATGATCGAGACCGTCTCGATGCAGTCGTCGACGTACGCGCCGGCGCCGCACAAGTTCGAGGCGGGCACCCCGCCGATCGCGCAGGCGGTCGGTCTGGGCGCGGCGATCGAGTACCTGAACGGCGTCGGCATGGACGCCGTCTGGGCGCACGAGCACCGCATCACCGAGTACGCCATGAACAGGCTGCAGGAAGTCCCCGACCTGCGCGTGATCGGCCCGACGACGGCCGAGGAGCGGGCGGCGGCGATCTCCTTCACGCTGGGCGACATCCACCCGCACGACGTGGGCCAGGTGCTGGACGAGCAGGGCATCGCCGTGCGCGTCGGCCACCACTGCGCGCGTCCGGTCTGCCTGCGCTACGGAATTCCGGCGACCACGCGGGCGTCGTTCTATCTGTACTCCACCGAGGCGGAGGTGGACGCCCTCATCGACGGGCTGCACCACGTCCGCGCTTTCTTCGGATAG
- the sufC gene encoding Fe-S cluster assembly ATPase SufC: MATLEIRDLHVSVEAENGAREILKGVDLVVKQGETHAIMGPNGSGKSTLAYSLAGHPKYTITSGEVLLDGEDVLAMTVDERARAGVFLAMQYPVEVPGVSVSNFLRTSATAIRGEAPKLRTWVKEVKEAMSDLQMDPAFAERNVNEGFSGGEKKRHEILQMELLKPKIAILDETDSGLDVDALRVVSEGVNRVRETGTVGALLITHYTRILRYIKPDFVHVFANGKIVASGGPELADELEENGYEQYVKGGAAE; this comes from the coding sequence ATGGCAACGCTTGAAATCCGCGACCTGCACGTCTCCGTCGAGGCCGAGAACGGCGCGCGCGAGATCCTGAAGGGCGTCGACCTCGTCGTCAAGCAGGGCGAGACGCACGCGATCATGGGCCCGAACGGCTCCGGCAAGTCCACCCTGGCCTACTCGCTGGCCGGCCACCCGAAGTACACCATCACCAGCGGTGAGGTGCTGCTGGACGGCGAGGACGTGCTGGCCATGACGGTCGACGAGCGCGCCCGCGCCGGCGTCTTCCTGGCCATGCAGTACCCGGTCGAGGTCCCCGGCGTCTCGGTCTCCAACTTCCTGCGCACCTCCGCCACCGCGATCCGCGGCGAGGCCCCCAAGCTGCGCACCTGGGTGAAGGAGGTCAAGGAGGCCATGTCCGACCTCCAGATGGACCCGGCCTTCGCCGAGCGCAACGTCAACGAGGGCTTCTCCGGCGGTGAGAAGAAGCGCCACGAGATCCTCCAGATGGAGCTGCTCAAGCCGAAGATCGCGATCCTCGACGAGACCGACTCCGGCCTGGACGTCGACGCCCTGCGCGTCGTCTCCGAGGGCGTCAACCGCGTGCGCGAGACCGGCACCGTCGGTGCCCTGCTGATCACCCACTACACGCGCATCCTCCGCTACATCAAGCCGGACTTCGTGCACGTCTTCGCCAACGGCAAGATCGTCGCGTCCGGCGGCCCCGAGCTCGCCGACGAGCTGGAGGAGAACGGCTACGAGCAGTATGTGAAGGGCGGTGCAGCCGAGTGA
- a CDS encoding non-heme iron oxygenase ferredoxin subunit translates to MSDNGFVRVAALSELEADTPKRVEVGGVAVSVVSTEGEVFAINDICSHANVSLSEGEVEDCTIECWLHGSRFDLRTGKPSGLPATRPVPVYPVKIEGDDVLVSVTQES, encoded by the coding sequence ATGAGCGACAACGGATTCGTGCGCGTCGCGGCGCTGAGCGAGCTGGAGGCCGACACCCCCAAGCGGGTCGAGGTCGGCGGCGTCGCCGTCTCCGTGGTGTCGACCGAGGGCGAGGTCTTCGCCATCAACGACATCTGCTCGCACGCCAACGTCTCGCTCTCGGAGGGCGAGGTCGAGGACTGCACCATCGAGTGCTGGCTCCACGGCTCGCGCTTCGACCTGCGCACCGGCAAGCCCTCGGGCCTTCCCGCCACCCGGCCCGTCCCCGTGTACCCCGTAAAGATCGAAGGGGACGATGTGCTCGTCTCCGTCACCCAGGAGTCCTGA
- the sufD gene encoding Fe-S cluster assembly protein SufD: protein MADVTTTPGGSTTSGSIQVAGVPGEFAAAQPTDARTEAVASYDVADFPVPGGREENWRFTPLHRLRGLHDGTAEATSGAIKVDVTAPEGVLVTAVERDDARVGAAGKPVDRVAAQAFSSFGKAGLVSIPKDAQLTEPVRITIHGQGGVAYGHQVIEVGAFAEAVVVIEHTGDAVLAANVEYLIGDGAKLTVVSVQDWEDTAVHAAQHTALVGRDASFKSVVVTFGGDVVRLHPRVIYGGTGGEAELYGLYFADAGQHLEHRLFVDHDTPHCRSNVAYKGALQGQDAHAVWVGDVLIRAEAEGTDTYELNRNLLLTDGARVDSIPNLEIETGEIVGAGHASATGRFDDEQLFYLQSRGIPADEARRLVVRGFFAELVQQIGLPELQERLIEKIDAELEATVG from the coding sequence ATGGCTGACGTCACCACCACCCCCGGAGGGTCCACCACCTCCGGCTCGATCCAGGTCGCCGGTGTGCCCGGCGAGTTCGCCGCCGCCCAGCCGACGGACGCGCGCACCGAGGCCGTCGCCTCCTACGACGTCGCGGACTTCCCCGTCCCCGGCGGCCGCGAGGAGAACTGGCGCTTCACGCCGCTGCACCGCCTCAGGGGCCTGCACGACGGCACCGCCGAGGCCACCTCCGGTGCGATCAAGGTCGACGTGACCGCCCCCGAGGGCGTCCTCGTCACCGCCGTCGAGCGTGACGACGCCCGCGTGGGCGCCGCCGGCAAGCCGGTCGACCGCGTCGCCGCGCAGGCGTTCAGCAGCTTCGGCAAGGCCGGCCTGGTCTCCATCCCGAAGGACGCGCAGCTGACCGAGCCGGTCCGGATCACCATCCACGGCCAGGGCGGCGTCGCCTACGGCCACCAGGTGATCGAGGTCGGCGCGTTCGCCGAGGCCGTCGTGGTGATCGAGCACACCGGTGACGCCGTGCTCGCCGCCAACGTCGAGTACCTGATCGGCGACGGCGCCAAGCTGACGGTCGTCTCGGTCCAGGACTGGGAGGACACCGCCGTCCACGCCGCCCAGCACACCGCGCTGGTCGGCCGCGACGCGAGCTTCAAGTCCGTCGTCGTCACCTTCGGCGGCGACGTCGTCCGCCTGCACCCGCGGGTGATCTACGGCGGCACCGGCGGCGAGGCCGAGCTCTACGGCCTGTACTTCGCCGACGCCGGCCAGCACCTGGAGCACCGCCTCTTCGTCGACCACGACACGCCGCACTGCCGCTCGAACGTCGCCTACAAGGGCGCGCTCCAGGGCCAGGACGCGCACGCGGTCTGGGTCGGCGACGTGCTGATCCGCGCCGAGGCCGAGGGCACCGACACCTACGAGCTCAACCGCAACCTGCTGCTCACCGACGGCGCGCGGGTCGACTCGATCCCGAACCTGGAGATCGAGACCGGCGAGATCGTCGGCGCCGGACACGCCTCCGCGACCGGCCGCTTCGACGACGAGCAGCTCTTCTACCTGCAGTCGCGTGGCATCCCCGCCGACGAGGCGCGCCGCCTGGTGGTCCGCGGCTTCTTCGCCGAGCTGGTCCAGCAGATCGGCCTGCCGGAGCTCCAGGAGCGCCTGATCGAGAAGATCGACGCCGAGCTGGAGGCGACGGTCGGATGA
- the sufB gene encoding Fe-S cluster assembly protein SufB: MTTTAHPELEGLGNYEFGWSDSDEAGAAAKRGLNEDVVRDISAKKNEPEWMLKLRLKGLKLFDKKPMPTWGSDLTGIDFDNIKYFVRSTEKTAESWEDLPEDIKNTYDKLGIPEAEKQRLVAGVAAQYESEVVYHQINKELEAQGVIFLDTDTALKEHPELFQEYFGTVIPVGDNKFASLNSAVWSGGSFIYVPKGVHVEIPLQAYFRINTENMGQFERTLIIVDEDAYVHYVEGCTAPIYSSDSLHSAVVEIIVKKGGRCRYTTIQNWSNNVYNLVTKRAVAYEGATMEWIDGNIGSKVTMKYPAVYLMGEHAKGETLSIAFAGEGQHQDAGAKMVHMAPNTSSNIVSKSVARGGGRTSYRGLIEIGEGSKGAKSNVLCDALLVDTISRSDTYPYVDVREDDVSMGHEATVSKVSDDQLFYLMSRGLTEFEAMAMIVRGFVEPIAKELPMEYALELNRLIELQMEGAVG, from the coding sequence TCCGACTCCGACGAGGCCGGCGCCGCGGCGAAGCGCGGTCTGAACGAGGACGTCGTCCGCGACATCTCGGCGAAGAAGAACGAGCCCGAGTGGATGCTCAAGCTGCGTCTCAAGGGCCTGAAGCTCTTCGACAAGAAGCCCATGCCGACCTGGGGCTCCGACCTCACCGGCATCGACTTCGACAACATCAAGTACTTCGTCCGGTCGACCGAGAAGACGGCCGAGTCCTGGGAGGACCTGCCCGAGGACATCAAGAACACCTACGACAAGCTGGGCATCCCCGAGGCGGAGAAGCAGCGCCTGGTCGCCGGTGTCGCCGCCCAGTACGAGTCCGAGGTGGTCTACCACCAGATCAACAAGGAGCTCGAGGCCCAGGGCGTCATCTTCCTGGACACCGACACCGCGCTGAAGGAGCACCCGGAGCTCTTCCAGGAGTACTTCGGCACGGTCATCCCGGTCGGCGACAACAAGTTCGCCTCGCTGAACTCCGCGGTCTGGTCCGGCGGCTCGTTCATCTACGTGCCGAAGGGCGTGCACGTCGAGATCCCGCTGCAGGCCTACTTCCGGATCAACACCGAGAACATGGGCCAGTTCGAGCGGACGCTGATCATCGTCGACGAGGACGCCTACGTCCACTACGTCGAGGGCTGCACCGCCCCGATCTACTCCTCGGACTCGCTGCACAGCGCCGTCGTCGAGATCATCGTCAAGAAGGGCGGCCGCTGCCGCTACACGACGATCCAGAACTGGTCGAACAACGTCTACAACCTGGTCACCAAGCGCGCCGTGGCCTACGAGGGCGCGACCATGGAGTGGATCGACGGCAACATCGGTTCCAAGGTCACCATGAAGTACCCGGCCGTCTACCTGATGGGCGAGCACGCCAAGGGCGAGACGCTCTCCATCGCGTTCGCGGGCGAGGGCCAGCACCAGGACGCCGGGGCCAAGATGGTCCACATGGCGCCGAACACCTCCTCCAACATCGTCTCCAAGTCGGTGGCGCGAGGCGGCGGCCGCACCAGCTACCGCGGCCTGATCGAGATCGGCGAGGGCTCCAAGGGCGCGAAGTCCAACGTGCTCTGCGACGCCCTGCTGGTGGACACGATCTCCCGCTCCGACACCTACCCCTACGTCGACGTCCGCGAGGACGACGTCTCCATGGGTCACGAGGCGACGGTCTCCAAGGTCTCCGACGACCAGCTCTTCTACCTGATGAGCCGCGGACTCACCGAGTTCGAGGCCATGGCGATGATCGTCCGCGGTTTCGTGGAGCCGATCGCCAAGGAGCTGCCGATGGAGTACGCGCTGGAGCTCAACCGGCTGATCGAGCTGCAGATGGAAGGCGCTGTCGGCTGA